GGCCTGCTTTGCTGCCCACCAGGCGGCGGAAAAGGCCTTGAAGGCCATTTTTGAACAACGCCAGCAAAAGGTGTGGGGCCACTCCGTGACCCGTATGTTGCAGGTATTGCAGGAAGAGGGTGTTACTGTTGGCGATGACCTTTTGGATGCCGCCAGGACCCTGGATAAACATTACATCCCCACCCGCTATCCTAACGGTCTTGAACAGGGCGCACCCACCGAGTTCTACACCAGAAAGGAAGCCGAGGATGCCATCAGCTATTCGCAAAAAATCCTACGGTTCAGTGACCATCTACTCGGTGGATAAGGAGCTGGTCACCCAGGCACTAAACGGGTTTGTGGCCGCCTGCC
The DNA window shown above is from Deltaproteobacteria bacterium and carries:
- a CDS encoding HEPN domain-containing protein, with amino-acid sequence MNRSRDWWIQAQADLRHAQNALEDGDYDWACFAAHQAAEKALKAIFEQRQQKVWGHSVTRMLQVLQEEGVTVGDDLLDAARTLDKHYIPTRYPNGLEQGAPTEFYTRKEAEDAISYSQKILRFSDHLLGG